Proteins encoded together in one Vulcanisaeta thermophila window:
- a CDS encoding methyltransferase, with product MVNEPYPPAEDTWQTADAIDWLMGSGLINEGDFPIIDVGTGTGILIIRGITRALGMGYKPHGIAVDVDLNALRSTRASLISEGLYGYVDLINCDTLNCLKSGIGGIIISNPPYLPGDWHEDWRIYGGTTGRLVIDKLISRACTDKARYIILTQSSLSNWEATVEGLGKCGYKLIVLMRSHYFFEDIVTMIFTAH from the coding sequence ATGGTTAATGAGCCATACCCACCCGCCGAGGACACTTGGCAAACAGCCGACGCAATTGATTGGCTCATGGGGTCAGGGCTCATTAATGAGGGGGATTTCCCAATAATCGACGTGGGCACTGGGACGGGCATATTAATAATTAGGGGAATAACTAGGGCACTGGGGATGGGTTATAAGCCCCATGGGATAGCGGTGGATGTGGACCTTAACGCACTACGTAGTACCAGGGCTAGTTTAATAAGCGAGGGGCTTTACGGCTACGTGGACCTCATAAACTGCGACACACTTAACTGCTTAAAATCAGGCATTGGCGGCATTATAATCAGTAACCCACCCTACCTGCCTGGTGATTGGCATGAGGATTGGAGGATATACGGAGGAACCACCGGTAGGTTGGTCATTGACAAGTTAATAAGCCGTGCATGTACGGATAAGGCTAGGTACATAATCCTCACCCAATCCTCACTCTCGAATTGGGAAGCCACCGTAGAAGGGCTTGGTAAGTGCGGTTATAAGTTGATAGTTTTAATGAGAAGCCACTACTTCTTTGAGGATATAGTCACGATGATTTTTACAGCGCATTAG
- a CDS encoding phosphate signaling complex PhoU family protein — MSIVKFEPETRRVQLTGGATLIVSLPKEWTRQVDLKPGDEVLVIPQTDLSLLIVPKKMVKAPMLEASIDILQDLSNIDHLERVLLSYYLAGYDVFKLNFDITTLGLKKQVKDIVRRKLTGVEIIEEGRNTLVIQNLINVPDINIKDVMIKLVRTVVGMIEDLRTPIENGDKSVAMDIIERDNEVDKFYWLLDRQLKRVLVSKHALSLSGLQDPRNIIEYAIINKSLERAADHAVKIAREIVNLGDKYLLVIPQELRQRFSELLVKDAEIMNDVGKAMLGKIDIKEVNSIIDLVKYEVRSAIESTESQLPGYNLTSQAAASARLILDSIYRIAEYASDVGEALINLAIEQMS, encoded by the coding sequence GGTTCAGTTAACGGGCGGAGCTACTTTAATAGTTTCACTGCCCAAGGAGTGGACTAGGCAGGTGGATCTCAAACCTGGTGATGAGGTTTTAGTGATACCGCAAACGGACCTATCCCTATTGATAGTGCCTAAGAAGATGGTTAAGGCGCCGATGCTCGAGGCCTCAATAGACATACTCCAGGACCTATCCAACATAGACCACCTGGAACGGGTACTGCTCTCGTACTACCTGGCTGGTTATGATGTGTTTAAATTGAACTTTGACATAACAACCCTTGGGCTTAAGAAACAGGTTAAGGACATTGTCCGGAGGAAGCTCACTGGGGTTGAGATTATAGAGGAGGGTAGGAACACATTAGTAATCCAGAACCTAATCAACGTGCCAGACATAAACATAAAGGACGTAATGATAAAACTCGTGAGGACCGTGGTGGGCATGATTGAGGACCTAAGAACACCCATAGAGAATGGTGATAAGTCAGTGGCCATGGACATAATAGAGAGGGATAATGAGGTCGATAAGTTCTACTGGCTCCTCGATAGGCAGTTAAAGAGGGTCCTCGTGAGCAAGCATGCCCTAAGCCTCTCTGGGCTTCAGGACCCGAGGAATATAATTGAGTACGCAATAATCAATAAATCACTCGAGAGAGCCGCGGATCACGCCGTCAAGATAGCCCGTGAGATAGTGAACCTCGGTGATAAGTACTTACTGGTTATACCGCAGGAACTACGTCAAAGGTTCAGTGAGCTGCTGGTTAAGGATGCGGAGATTATGAATGATGTTGGTAAGGCCATGCTGGGTAAGATAGACATTAAGGAGGTTAATTCCATAATTGACCTGGTAAAGTATGAGGTGAGGTCGGCAATAGAGTCCACGGAGTCCCAATTACCAGGTTATAACCTAACGTCGCAAGCAGCGGCCTCGGCGAGGCTTATACTCGATAGTATATACAGAATTGCTGAGTACGCATCCGACGTTGGTGAGGCCCTGATTAACCTAGCCATTGAGCAAATGAGCTAA
- a CDS encoding TATA-box-binding protein, with protein MANPTYRIENIVATVNLGVDLDLDKLAERLPAAEYNPEQFPGLILRLQKPKISALIFRTGKMVCTGAKSENELKKAVKELVRLLNEHGADIPISPEIQVQNIVASGNLHAEVDIEKAALMLENSMYEPEQFPGLIYRMDDPKVVLLIFSSGKIVCTGAKKEVQVKDAVTKIHSTLKEIGALYEEVVTGAEVGGEEEEEV; from the coding sequence ATGGCAAACCCTACTTATCGTATTGAGAACATAGTGGCTACGGTAAACCTGGGGGTTGATTTAGACCTAGACAAACTTGCCGAAAGACTACCCGCCGCTGAGTACAACCCTGAGCAATTCCCAGGGCTTATCCTGAGGCTTCAGAAACCCAAGATATCTGCATTGATATTCAGGACTGGGAAGATGGTGTGCACGGGGGCTAAGAGTGAGAATGAGCTTAAGAAGGCTGTTAAGGAGTTGGTTAGGTTGTTGAATGAGCATGGTGCTGACATACCAATATCGCCCGAGATTCAGGTACAGAATATAGTGGCGTCTGGAAACCTACACGCTGAGGTTGACATAGAAAAGGCCGCGTTAATGCTTGAGAATTCCATGTACGAGCCCGAGCAATTCCCGGGGCTCATCTACAGGATGGACGATCCCAAGGTGGTCCTCCTGATCTTCAGTTCCGGAAAGATAGTGTGCACGGGAGCCAAGAAGGAGGTTCAGGTAAAGGATGCCGTGACCAAGATACACAGCACCCTAAAGGAGATAGGGGCACTATATGAGGAGGTTGTAACAGGGGCCGAGGTTGGTGGTGAGGAAGAGGAGGAAGTATGA
- a CDS encoding MarR family winged helix-turn-helix transcriptional regulator, with amino-acid sequence MNRDIGRDDIDESLLRPRRLKILQVLMEMGTLKISDLRKLLNIPTSSLYYDIEILRVNGMVVRDGPYVRITNKGRSIMEKLKSTASTNEELGETRIERVANIVLLRPLVMNLLRLGPGTLLIYSILLITFGLAVSLITGYKLILLLYVQGEPALTQGISAISLLTYIGVALLIYRYALGGIIVDLRLVSGVLASLIPLMLYPSIMAIISPVLPPLPLSIIDPVLRVLLMLSSLFILATVLSVLTGKPVEYPLLYETLLLLIPTLIIYLLLF; translated from the coding sequence ATGAACCGCGATATAGGGCGTGACGACATTGACGAATCATTGCTAAGACCTAGAAGGCTTAAGATACTCCAGGTTCTCATGGAAATGGGCACCCTGAAAATATCAGACCTGAGGAAATTATTAAACATACCCACATCATCCCTTTATTACGATATCGAGATCCTCAGGGTTAATGGGATGGTTGTTAGGGATGGGCCGTACGTGAGGATAACAAATAAGGGCAGGTCGATAATGGAGAAGTTGAAATCCACAGCATCAACAAATGAGGAGTTAGGGGAAACCCGTATTGAGAGGGTGGCCAACATAGTGCTTCTAAGGCCATTGGTCATGAACCTGCTGAGGCTGGGTCCAGGCACGTTGCTTATTTACTCAATCCTACTAATAACCTTCGGCCTCGCCGTCTCGTTAATCACTGGTTATAAATTAATCCTACTCCTCTACGTACAGGGCGAGCCAGCGTTAACCCAGGGAATTAGTGCCATATCCCTACTCACGTATATTGGGGTGGCCCTGCTCATTTATAGGTACGCGCTGGGCGGAATAATAGTGGACCTCAGGCTGGTGAGTGGTGTGTTGGCGTCGTTAATACCATTGATGCTCTACCCATCAATAATGGCGATAATAAGCCCAGTACTACCCCCACTGCCCCTCTCCATAATAGACCCCGTGCTAAGAGTACTACTAATGCTATCCAGCCTATTCATACTGGCCACGGTGCTATCCGTACTCACGGGTAAACCTGTTGAGTACCCATTACTCTACGAAACACTACTACTGCTAATACCAACCCTCATAATATACCTCCTACTCTTCTAA
- a CDS encoding metal-dependent hydrolase, translated as MASQSYIRWLGHAAFEVSVGGKKILIDPWISNPLSPVTLSEITHVDYILITHDHFDHLGEAVDIAKKTNATVVGVFELVNYLGEQGVKNTIGMNVGGSVKLTSEIEVYVTPALHSSSRGVPVGFIIRAPEGTLYHAGDTGLFSEMELLGKLFRIDVAMLPIGSLFTMDPRQAAYALTLLRPRAAIPMHYNTFPDIKQDPNQFKELAESLLPDIKVFILKPGDSVQLPIK; from the coding sequence ATGGCGTCCCAATCATACATTAGGTGGTTGGGTCATGCAGCATTTGAGGTGTCTGTTGGTGGTAAGAAAATACTGATTGACCCGTGGATTTCAAACCCACTATCACCGGTAACCCTCAGCGAAATAACCCACGTGGATTACATACTAATCACGCACGACCACTTCGACCACCTTGGCGAGGCCGTGGATATTGCCAAGAAGACCAACGCAACGGTTGTTGGGGTCTTCGAGTTGGTTAATTACCTTGGTGAGCAGGGTGTTAAGAATACCATTGGCATGAATGTGGGTGGGTCTGTGAAGTTGACCAGTGAGATCGAGGTATACGTAACGCCCGCGCTCCATAGCTCCTCCAGGGGAGTCCCCGTGGGCTTTATAATAAGAGCGCCCGAGGGCACCCTATACCATGCCGGCGATACTGGCTTGTTCAGTGAGATGGAGTTGTTGGGTAAGTTGTTCAGGATTGACGTAGCCATGCTACCCATAGGCAGCCTCTTCACCATGGACCCAAGGCAGGCCGCGTACGCATTAACGTTGTTGAGGCCTAGGGCTGCCATACCCATGCACTACAACACGTTCCCAGACATAAAGCAGGACCCAAATCAGTTTAAGGAGTTGGCCGAATCCTTACTACCTGATATTAAGGTTTTCATACTCAAGCCAGGGGATTCTGTGCAACTACCCATTAAGTAA
- the hjc gene encoding Holliday junction resolvase Hjc, translating into MNPKSKGSAHERALANRLWEAGLAVLRGCSSGGGVRRRFVPDIVAMGRGFILIIEAKYRAEPTPVRIEGEKVRKLLEFARRSGGDAYVAVKYGRDDWRFIPVSAEDDMVIRPEDLVNAPTLEQLISKYVSKSIMDFL; encoded by the coding sequence GTGAACCCCAAGAGTAAGGGTTCGGCGCATGAGAGGGCGCTAGCCAATAGGCTTTGGGAGGCTGGGCTTGCGGTGCTTAGGGGCTGTTCCTCAGGCGGTGGTGTTAGGAGGAGGTTCGTCCCGGACATAGTGGCCATGGGCAGGGGCTTCATTTTAATAATCGAGGCTAAGTACAGGGCTGAACCCACCCCAGTGAGGATCGAGGGTGAGAAGGTGAGGAAGCTCCTGGAGTTTGCCAGGAGGTCCGGCGGTGATGCGTACGTAGCCGTTAAGTACGGGCGCGATGACTGGCGCTTCATACCAGTGAGCGCCGAGGACGATATGGTGATAAGGCCCGAGGACCTTGTCAACGCGCCAACCCTTGAGCAGTTAATTAGTAAGTACGTTAGTAAGTCCATAATGGATTTCCTCTAA
- a CDS encoding 30S ribosomal protein S25e, with amino-acid sequence MGGKKKPTLSQLAKKQEKQQAAQAKPAGKGKKVVEERQVVKSSLVDPKLLSDIEKDVVKWDYVTPYLVASKYNIKMSTAFQVLRALASKGSLVLVSKGHRTEIYTAPSNLKGAS; translated from the coding sequence ATGGGTGGAAAAAAGAAACCAACCCTGTCACAATTAGCTAAAAAGCAGGAGAAGCAGCAGGCGGCGCAGGCCAAACCTGCGGGTAAGGGTAAGAAGGTTGTGGAGGAGAGGCAGGTGGTTAAGTCCTCACTTGTGGATCCCAAGTTGTTGAGCGATATTGAGAAGGACGTGGTTAAGTGGGATTACGTTACGCCGTACCTGGTGGCCTCTAAGTATAACATAAAGATGAGCACCGCATTCCAGGTACTAAGGGCCCTTGCGAGTAAGGGATCCCTTGTGTTAGTGTCTAAGGGTCATAGGACCGAGATTTACACGGCACCTAGCAACCTTAAGGGCGCCTCATGA